TTTTCTATGTCTTCTAATTATAATTCTCGTTATAAACCTTCTGAAGTTATGATTTTTAAGGGAAAAGATTTTCTTATAAGAAAAAGAGAAACAATGCAAGATATATTAAGAAATATAATAGATATATATAATATGGAGAGATGGCAGAGTGGTTAATTGCGGCGGTCTTGAAAACCGTTGAGGTAACACACCTCCGGGGGTTCGAATCCCTCTCTCTCCGCTTATAATACAACGTGTATAAAATTTTGCGTAAATAATTAAATTTGTTCATATATTTTTTTTTAATTTTTGTATCTGTTTTTTAATACTTTCATTATTTATTTTTTTAAATAAAAATGTGATCTGTCCTAAGATATGTCCTGGACATAAAATTTCTTCCATATTTTTTATTTTGTTCCAAAAAAAAGTTTTCAAACGAAGCATATCTAACAATTTTTTTGCTGTATGTGGTAGAAAAGGTTCTGATAGTTGAGCTAACATACCAACAATTTGCATTGATACATAAAGTATAGTGTTGACACGTTGTTCTTTTTTTTTATTCCAAGGTTCTTCATCTGTTAAATATTTGTTTCCTAGTCTAGCTAAATCCATAAAACATGCTAAAGATTCTTTAAATTGATAGGATTCAATTAATTTACCTATATATTCTGGATAATTTTTGATCTTTTTTAAAATGTTTTTATCTTTTATAGATAACATTTCAGGATGAGGAATAACACCTTTATTGTGCTTTTGTGTTAAAGTTAGACTTCTATGTACAAAATTTCCTAATATAGAAACCAATTCAGTATTATTTTTTCTTTGAAAATCTTTCCAATTGAAATTATGATCTTTTCTGTCAGGCATATTAGCTATAAGAATATAACGAAGGGTATCCTGTTGATTGGGAAAATCTTTTAAATATTCATGAACCCATACAGCCCAATTTTTAGAAGTAGATATTTTCTTGTTTTCCAAATGAAGAAATTCATTAGCCAATATTTGATCTGGAAGGATATATCTACTATTATATGCTTTCAATATAACTGGAAAAATAATACAATGGAAAACAATATTATCTTTTCCTATAAACTGAATTAATTTGGTTTTTTTATCTTTCCAATAAGGTCTCCAATCTATTTTTGTTTGTCTAGCCCACTCTATAGTAGAAGAGATATATCCTATAGGAGCTTCAAACCATACATAGAGAACTTTTTCTTTATGTTTTGGAACATGAACTCCCCAATTCAAATCTCTTGTTATAGCACGAGGTTTTAATCCTTGATCTAACCAAGATTTTGCTTGTCCATAAACATTCACTTTCCAATCTTTTTTATGATTAATCAAAATCCACTTTTCCAAGAATTTTTGATATTGATTTAAAGGAATATACCAATGTTTAGTTTTTTTTAAAGTTGGAGAACTTCCACTTATGGTTGATTTTGGATGTATTAAATCTTCAGGTGTAATCGATCTTCCACAATTTTCGCATTGATCTCCATAAGCTTCTTTATTTTTGCAATGGGGGCATGTCCCAGACATATATCTATCAGCTAAAAATTGTTTAAATTTTGGATCATAATATTGTTCAGATACTTTTTCAAAAATCTTTTTTTTTTCACTAAGTTTTTTAAAAAAAGAAGTAGAAATTTTGTGATGAATTTTTGAAGAGGTCCTGGAATAGTGGTCAAACTGTATACCAAAATTGTTAAAACAATCTTTAATCATGTAATGATATTTATTTACTATTTCTTGAGGAGTTTTTTTTTCTTTTCTTGCTTGTATAGCTATAGGAGCTCCATGTTCATCTGACCCACATATAAAAATAACATCTGTTTTTGTTCGTCTAAGATAACGAACAAAAATATCTGCAGGTAAATAAACTCCTGCCAAATGTCCTATATGAATTGGTCCATTTGCATAAGGTAATGCCGCAGTAACTGTATATTTATTTGATTTTTTCATAATATAACAAGTATAAAATTGATATATGAATAATAATAAAAAATTATTTTTAATTGATGCATACCCTCTCATTTATCAGAGTTATTATGCTTATAGACACAATCATCTTTTCACTTCTACAAGACTAAATACTTCTCCTATCGTAAATTTTACATATTTTTTAATAAATATATTAAATAATGAAAAACCATCTTATATGGCTATTATTTTTGATCCCAGTATAGGGATTTCTTTTAGAAAAAAAGAATATGACAATTATAAAGCGCATAGAACAAAGACACCAGAAGCTATTTACATGGCTATTCCTTATATTATAAAAATTTTAAAAACTTTTCAAATTTCTTTTTTTTATGCTCCAAATGGATATGAGGCAGATGATTTTATCGGAACAATCGCTAAAGAAGCAGAAAATAAAGGATATATCATATATATAATCACTTTAGATAAAGATTTTTTTCAATTGATTACAGAAAATATTAAAGTTTATATACCACCTTTTAAAGGAAAAAAAAAAAA
The sequence above is drawn from the Blattabacterium cuenoti genome and encodes:
- a CDS encoding 5'-3' exonuclease, giving the protein MNNNKKLFLIDAYPLIYQSYYAYRHNHLFTSTRLNTSPIVNFTYFLINILNNEKPSYMAIIFDPSIGISFRKKEYDNYKAHRTKTPEAIYMAIPYIIKILKTFQISFFYAPNGYEADDFIGTIAKEAENKGYIIYIITLDKDFFQLITENIKVYIPPFKGKKKKILGIEEIKKKFGVNHPKQIIDLWSMMGDPSDNIPGLPGIGIKNAIKFIQKYGSIEKLLNSTHDLNGKIKKNIEKNKKLGILSKKLITIVTNIPSFSFHEEKFYIKKPNWCSIKKIFQELEFIKLLKKAHEYYKFKIKE
- the metG gene encoding methionine--tRNA ligase, giving the protein MKKSNKYTVTAALPYANGPIHIGHLAGVYLPADIFVRYLRRTKTDVIFICGSDEHGAPIAIQARKEKKTPQEIVNKYHYMIKDCFNNFGIQFDHYSRTSSKIHHKISTSFFKKLSEKKKIFEKVSEQYYDPKFKQFLADRYMSGTCPHCKNKEAYGDQCENCGRSITPEDLIHPKSTISGSSPTLKKTKHWYIPLNQYQKFLEKWILINHKKDWKVNVYGQAKSWLDQGLKPRAITRDLNWGVHVPKHKEKVLYVWFEAPIGYISSTIEWARQTKIDWRPYWKDKKTKLIQFIGKDNIVFHCIIFPVILKAYNSRYILPDQILANEFLHLENKKISTSKNWAVWVHEYLKDFPNQQDTLRYILIANMPDRKDHNFNWKDFQRKNNTELVSILGNFVHRSLTLTQKHNKGVIPHPEMLSIKDKNILKKIKNYPEYIGKLIESYQFKESLACFMDLARLGNKYLTDEEPWNKKKEQRVNTILYVSMQIVGMLAQLSEPFLPHTAKKLLDMLRLKTFFWNKIKNMEEILCPGHILGQITFLFKKINNESIKKQIQKLKKNI